The following are encoded together in the Oreochromis aureus strain Israel breed Guangdong linkage group 18, ZZ_aureus, whole genome shotgun sequence genome:
- the retreg1 gene encoding reticulophagy regulator 1 produces MLGSWEAGTAGGGQVAAAGGSPSRDQETLPGRAGCRLTGLVSWRRRPCRTSALFAAANAMFGFVAFGSFRAYTLLAVLLALLVITVTTRDVIRSRSAGAQLWHSMTTSWEIIDSGQDSRTGVGPQLTDSLRLFLQETSAFKKQNPGKFCLLVCSVCTFFAVLGRYIPGIVISYILVLGVFLWPLISSHDISSWLEPVLQKLDFGIGEFFQKIKENHEKRLLQAQNEKEGIESDLSSMFPKLDSTVCKEMSVSDTEVSDVTWTDNGTFNLSEGHTPQTENSEDLDREEPFIGGLPEFPSLDNGTTTNGDDDYDLSLGLASPPTRLQDPIKSKHEPQDQSTNALDLVNQMAGEVITAAVTAAIQERIEAAVSFMTPTEDPKRARLTESSRLLELTEESDSEVEDFELLDQSELEQLEGELGLGEEKAKAKEEVQTDSPASSGFLSKLLKRH; encoded by the exons ATGCTGGGGAGCTGGGAAGCAGGAACCGCCGGAGGTGGGCAGGTGGCCGCGGCCGGCGGATCGCCAAGCCGGGATCAGGAGACCCTTCCCGGCCGCGCAGGGTGTCGCCTCACCGGCCTGGTCAGCTGGAGGCGGAGACCATGCAGGACTTCAGccctgtttgctgcagccaACGCGATGTTCGG GTTTGTGGCCTTTGGCTCGTTTCGGGCCTACACCCTCCTAGCTGTCCTCCTGGCCCTGCTGGTCATCACGGTCACCACCCGAGATGTAATTCGGTCCAGATCCGCAG gagctCAGTTATGGCACAGCATGACAACAAG CTGGGAGATCATTGATTCAGGCCAGGACAGCCGGACTGGGGTCGGACCTCAGCTTACTGACTCCCTCAGACTCTTTCTGCAAGagacatcagctttcaaaaagCAGAACCCAGGCAAG TTTTGCCTGCTGGTTTGCAGTGTGTGCACTTTCTTTGCTGTCTTAGGACGCTACATTCCAGGGATCGTTATCTCATATATTCTAG TGTTGGGTGTCTTTCTGTGGCCTCTGATTTCATCTCATGACATCAGCTCGTGGCTGGAGCCAGTTCTGCAGAAGCTGGACTTTGGCATCGGGGAGTTTTTTCAGAAAATCAAAGAGAACCACG aaaagCGACTCCTGCAGGCTCAGAATGAGAAAGAAGGCATTGAGTCAGACCTCTCCTCTATGTTTCCAAAG CTTGACTCCACAGTGTGTAAAGAGATGTCTGTCTCGGACACAGAGGTGTCAGATGTCACATGGACAGACAATGGTACTTTCAACCTGTCAGAGGGACACACACCACAGACTGAGAACTCAGAAG ACCTTGACAGAGAAGAACCGTTCATTGGTGGCCTGCCTGAATTCCCTTCACTTGATAATGGCACGACCACCAATGGCGACGACGACTATGACCTCAGCCTCGGCCTTGCTTCACCTCCAACTCGGCTCCAGGATCCAATCAAATCCAAGCACGAACCTCAAGACCAGTCCACTAATGCCCTCGATTTGGTCAACCAGATGGCAGGTGAAGTTATCACCGCTGCAGTCACGGCTGCCATCCAGGAGAGAATAGAAGCAGCGGTCAGCTTCATGACACCAACTGAAGACCCCAAGCGGGCGAGACTCACAGAATCGAGCAGGCTGCTGGAGCTGACCGAGGAGTCGGACAGCGAGGTGGAGGACTTTGAGCTGCTGGACCAGTCAGAGTTGGAGCAATTGGAGGGGGAGCTTGGCCTCGGAGAGGAGAAGGCCAAAGCCAAAGAGGAGGTGCAGACCGACAGTCCCGCCTCTTCTGGCTTCTTGTCCAAACTCCTTAAACGCCACTGA
- the rnf182 gene encoding E3 ubiquitin-protein ligase RNF182: MQNPEDSGGGVGGSGFVDMLCTEEMECKICYCAYNLGSRRPKVLECCHRLCSKCLIKILDLGESLPNALVCPFCRYLTRLPGEAVSNLSDDSNLVAKLALQNRNQRNRQFHQEATTELLLSPMRLSSLMSSNSPVISTSSSTSSSTPYSTIRSSPNFVVITIMEPPPASISTQDIHAYQQIHGSHLSNQDYHSSSLDSMASIAERCTVWNCAALLCQTSARALVWVLGLLYFSSLPMGVYLLIMQRTTLGVLLVSLVPASLIVIMVYGFCQCICHEFWDCLPS, translated from the coding sequence ATGCAAAACCCCGAGGatagtggtggtggtgttggagGTTCTGGCTTTGTGGACATGCTGTGCACTGAAGAGATGGAGTGTAAGATCTGCTACTGCGCCTACAACCTGGGGAGTCGAAGGCCTAAGGTGCTTGAGTGCTGCCACCGTCTCTGCTCCAAATGTCTCATTAAGATCCTGGACTTGGGTGAGTCGCTTCCCAATGCCTTGGTGTGTCCGTTTTGTCGCTATCTCACCAGACTGCCGGGAGAAGCTGTGAGCAACCTGTCGGATGATTCCAACCTGGTGGCAAAGCTGGCCCTCCAAAACAGGAATCAGAGAAACCGTCAGTTCCACCAGGAGGCAACTACAGAACTGCTCCTAAGCCCCATGCGCCTGAGCTCACTGATGAGCAGCAATTCACCTGTGATATCTACTTCCTCCTCCACATCTTCCTCTACCCCTTACTCCACCATCCGCAGCTCCCCTAATTTTGTGGTCATTACTATCATGGAGCCTCCGCCGGCATCCATATCCACCCAAGACATCCATGCCTACCAGCAGATACATGGCTCTCACCTGTCAAACCAGGACTACCACTCATCCAGTCTGGACTCTATGGCATCCATCGCAGAGAGGTGTACGGTGTGGAACTGTGCAGCCCTCCTGTGCCAGACTTCAGCCCGGGCATTGGTATGGGTCCTGGGGCTCTTGTACTTTAGCTCCCTGCCTATGGGGGTTTACCTGCTCATAATGCAGAGGACAACACTCGGGGTGCTTCTGGTGAGCCTGGTTCCTGCCAGCCTCATCGTGATCATGGTCTATGGGTTCTGCCAGTGTATCTGCCATGAGTTCTGGGACTGCTTACCATCATAA